One genomic segment of Terrihabitans soli includes these proteins:
- a CDS encoding ArsR/SmtB family transcription factor, which yields MSDAASHAPLPAMLGALRAAGEPTRLRLLALLANGELNVTDITEILGQSQPRISRHLKLMTGAGLIERQREGSWAFFRLAQDGPGAMLADAIVSRLDRNEASLVRDRERLNEVRSARAEEAAAYFRDHANDWAKIRALHVEEAAVEAAIREAIGERPVRALLDIGTGTGRIIEVVGTQAERATGVDLSLDMLAVARAHLSKIGLSRVQLRQGDVYALPVQPQSFDLVIIHQVLHFLDEPGRAIREASRALAPGGRLLVVDFAPHDLEFLREAHAHRRLGFQTETVEQWMKQAGLKPELHRDLAPPGGAKDKLTVSIWMGRDPRVVTDLPATDPNLAVA from the coding sequence ATGTCTGACGCGGCATCCCATGCCCCCCTTCCGGCCATGCTCGGCGCCCTCAGGGCTGCCGGCGAGCCGACGCGGCTGCGCCTTCTGGCGCTGCTCGCCAATGGGGAGCTCAACGTCACCGACATCACCGAAATTCTCGGCCAGTCGCAGCCGCGCATCTCGCGCCATCTGAAGCTGATGACAGGTGCGGGCCTGATCGAACGCCAGCGCGAGGGCTCCTGGGCCTTTTTCCGTCTGGCGCAGGATGGCCCCGGCGCCATGCTGGCCGATGCCATCGTCTCTCGCCTCGACCGCAATGAGGCGTCTCTTGTGCGCGACCGCGAGCGTCTCAACGAAGTGCGCAGCGCCCGCGCTGAGGAGGCCGCCGCCTATTTCCGCGACCATGCCAATGACTGGGCAAAGATCCGCGCTTTGCATGTCGAGGAGGCGGCCGTCGAGGCCGCCATCCGCGAGGCGATCGGCGAGCGCCCCGTCCGCGCTTTGCTCGATATCGGCACCGGCACCGGCCGCATCATCGAAGTCGTCGGTACGCAGGCCGAGCGCGCCACGGGCGTCGACCTGTCGCTCGACATGCTGGCCGTCGCCCGCGCCCATCTTTCCAAAATAGGTCTTTCGCGCGTGCAGCTGCGGCAGGGCGATGTCTATGCCCTGCCCGTCCAGCCGCAGAGCTTCGACCTCGTGATCATCCATCAGGTGCTGCACTTCCTCGACGAGCCCGGCCGCGCCATCCGCGAAGCCTCGCGCGCACTGGCGCCCGGCGGGCGTCTCCTCGTCGTCGATTTTGCGCCGCACGACCTCGAATTCCTGCGCGAAGCGCATGCCCATCGCCGTCTCGGCTTCCAGACCGAGACGGTCGAGCAATGGATGAAGCAGGCCGGCCTGAAGCCGGAACTGCACCGCGATCTCGCGCCGCCCGGCGGCGCCAAAGACAAGCTCACCGTTTCCATCTGGATGGGGCGCGATCCGCGCGTCGTCACCGATCTTCCCGCAACCGATCCGAACCTGGCCGTCGCATGA